The nucleotide sequence TATATCCATTCGCGGTGCGGACACGTCCCAGTCTGAGATCCTGCTCGACGGTATACGGCTGAACAACGTCGAATTGTCCGGGTTTGACCTGTCCACCTTTCCAATTTCCGGTATCTCTTCCATCGAGATCGTCAGGGGCGGTATGTCCAGCCTGTACGGGGAATCGGCAATGGGCGGCGTTGTCAATATTATGCCTGATGTGTTCCCCAAAAAAAACACCGTGGACCTAAAGGCCATGGCAGGCAGTTTCGACAGCTACCATATCGATGCAACCGCAAGGGTGAAATCCTGCGGCTGGACTATGCTCATTTCTCCGGGATATGAATCATCGAAGGGCGATTATCCGTATATTGACGATAACGGCATTTCCCACATCCGGCAGAACAATGACTACAGGGGTATATGGGTGCTTGCCGGGCTGGGGTTCAGCAAAGACAATAACAGGGCTTATTTCATAACGCACCTGTACGAAAGCGATAAGGGCGTACCCGGTGCGCTCGGCATGCCTTCGCCTCAGGCAAGGGAGTACGACAGCCATGGTATATATATCATGAGATACAGGTACGCCTCGGAGGCGGTGGCAGTGAAAGCCTCTTTGAGTCATGTGAATGAGGATTCAAGATATTTTGACAATGTTTATGTGCTGGAATCCAATCCGTCCAAATCAAATGATACGGACAACGAGGCAGGTGCAACGCTTATACTGCATCGCATACCGTTCAACACCCTCAGTATCAATGGAGACGGGCTGTTCCAGCAGGCGGTGTCATCGAACATCGGCAGACATACAAGGTATACAGGCAGTCTTGGCATTGAGGATATAGCAAAGCCGTTGGAATGGCTTGCAATAGTCGGCGACACCGCTTATCAGTCCATCTCCGATATCGGGGATGTCGCAACATACGGTATCGGCACGGCATTAAAGCCCGTATCATGGATGGCTGTTAAGATGCGCGTATCAACGGCATTTCAAGCCCCTTCGCTCGATGATCTTTATTGGCCGAATGCTGCCGGTGCGCAGGGCAATCCGGCGCTAAAGCCTGAAACAAAAATCGGCTACGAACTCGGGCTGCTTGTGTCTCCGCTCACAAACACAACGGTTGAGATAAACGGGTTTTATGACCGGTATCACAATCTGATCCAGTGGTCACCATCCATAAACAATGTTTGGATGCCTCAGAATATCTCGGGTGCCTTCATTAAAGGTATTGAACTGTCTTTTCATACAAGGCCTCTGCGACTACTGGCTGTGTCAGGTAACATGAGCGCGATGGACACGATCAATCTTTCAAACAGTCCGCCCGGATCGTACGGCAAGGAGCTGACATACAGGCCTGCCCTTCTTGCAAATGGGTCCGTAAAGATTGGCGAGGATAACAGATACATATCGGCTGGCATCGGTTATACCGGTGAACGCCAGGTAACGCCATCGAACAGCCAGCCGCTGCCCGGGTTCTACGATATCAATGCAATGCTGAGCTATAAGATAGGATACGTAAGGCCGTTTATAACATTTACCCAGTATTTCTCAGATTCATTCAATACACTGACGAGCTATCAGTATATTTCCGGCTATCCATTGCCGGGAAGGTACGTATGGGCGGGGATAGAATTCAAAATATAAAACTCAAAACTAAAGATTAAAAAAAGGAGAAAAAATGAAGAAATTGGAAGTCAAACTGGTTTTAGCGCTTGCATTCGGGGTAGTACTGCTCGGATTCACGGGGTGCGGGAAAACGAACTCAGGTTCGGGTAAGACAGTTGGTCTAATACCAAACAGCATGCTGCTTGATGGCAGCACTCTTTATGTTGTTAATAGCGGCGATTCCACAATTTCCGTGGATACTGTTACTGTGTCAGATAAAGAGCCTCATGTAATTGCTTTATCACAACCGGCAGGCAGTGTATACGGTTCACTTTATGCAATCTCTGTTACAGGGGGGACTGTTAATTCTCTATCATCCGGTGGAAACTCCTCAATCAATATAACGAACAAAGGGATTATTGCCTTACCTGTTGGCAGTTACCCGGAATATATGACGGTAACAACAGTGAGTGGTGTTAAAAAAGGCTATGTATCGTTGAATGGAACAAATCAGGTTGCTGTATTGAATTTGGATAAGAACACCGTGTCAGGGTACATAACCATTACCTCATACACAACATGGCCGTCTTCATTTCAGGCACACCCTTGGGGGATAGCAATGGTAAACGGCAAGGTTATGGTTGCGAACAATGGTGCTGATTATGCGGCTTACTCATACACGCAGCCTGCCATGGTAAGTGTTATAGAGCCATCTTCGGATACCTTGTTAACACCCGTCACCACAACAACCGGTATTAACCTGCAAGCAGTCGAGCCACTGGGGCAAACCGGCTTTGCCGTTATATCGAGCGGCAATTACAGTTCAATCGGCGGTTATGCGGAATTGTTCGATAAAGCCTTTACGGAAAAGGCAGCCGTACCGCTCAGCGGCAGCGGCGCGGGTATTGCCATCAGTACGACAGGTATGGGGTATGTGGCATCCGGGAGCATGGTTGGGTATGATGAGATCAA is from Deltaproteobacteria bacterium and encodes:
- a CDS encoding TonB-dependent receptor, with protein sequence MKRYFYRPVLKRGGLFLCAFLFFGPTYAAGESLTMQEVVVTGERVPSEYELTPSSVSVITSTAMQNSATLTDALSHVPDVTIPPYGWMGALSGISIRGADTSQSEILLDGIRLNNVELSGFDLSTFPISGISSIEIVRGGMSSLYGESAMGGVVNIMPDVFPKKNTVDLKAMAGSFDSYHIDATARVKSCGWTMLISPGYESSKGDYPYIDDNGISHIRQNNDYRGIWVLAGLGFSKDNNRAYFITHLYESDKGVPGALGMPSPQAREYDSHGIYIMRYRYASEAVAVKASLSHVNEDSRYFDNVYVLESNPSKSNDTDNEAGATLILHRIPFNTLSINGDGLFQQAVSSNIGRHTRYTGSLGIEDIAKPLEWLAIVGDTAYQSISDIGDVATYGIGTALKPVSWMAVKMRVSTAFQAPSLDDLYWPNAAGAQGNPALKPETKIGYELGLLVSPLTNTTVEINGFYDRYHNLIQWSPSINNVWMPQNISGAFIKGIELSFHTRPLRLLAVSGNMSAMDTINLSNSPPGSYGKELTYRPALLANGSVKIGEDNRYISAGIGYTGERQVTPSNSQPLPGFYDINAMLSYKIGYVRPFITFTQYFSDSFNTLTSYQYISGYPLPGRYVWAGIEFKI